A stretch of DNA from Drosophila virilis strain 15010-1051.87 chromosome 5, Dvir_AGI_RSII-ME, whole genome shotgun sequence:
GGAGCGCCGCAAATCCCCGGCTACGGGATTTGGCgcggacagcagcagcagcagtgcacAACAGCAACCGCCGCCCATGTCGCCCGGGTCTTCCATTGCGGACACCACATTCGAGCCAACAATTGATATGATGGTAAATGATTTTGACGACGAGGCCACATTGAACGAGGAGGAGGCGCTCGCCGATCTGGAGGCACACAATGCCGAGGACGAGATAGCCACGTTGCGCGAGGAAAGCGAAATGCCCatcgagctgctgctggccaaataCAGCAGCATGACAAATATGGAGCCGGCGCCCGTCGCCcgccccagcagcagcaccagcagcagctcgaggCGACGGCGTGCGCCCAAGCGACAGCTACCGGAAGACGAAGCCGCCGGCGCCGCCGCCGAAGAGCCGCCAGCTGGCACTGAGCCGCTGTCACATACAGTCGCACCAGGAAGTCCTCTGCTGGATTATGCAAGCCTAACGCCACAGTTCCACGATGCCGGCATGGATGCGGATCAAGTGCCCGGCGTTTTGCCGCCAGAGCTTACAAAGAAACCGCATCGCTCGCATTTACTTGACCTGTATCCCGAGGAGTCCTTTGAGACCGGGGCACAGCACGCCATGGGCACGGTGGAGGATGTGGAAAGCTGTACGTGCACATACTTTATATTGACATCCTTCATTTGACGGATTGTAGTAgcactcatatatatatatatattctttctTTAGTTACGCCGCTGCAGACGCTTCTTGAGGAGGTGGAGGCagcggaggaggaggaggaggacaGCGACACCGATTCGGACGATGCGAGAAAAATAATTATGGTCGGACCGAACTATCAAGCTGAAATACCCGAGGGCCTATCGCAATATGGCGACATACTGCCCTACGAGAACGAGGATCAGTTGATTTGGGAGCCGAGCCAGGTCAGCGAGCGTGCCGTCGAGGATTATCTGGCCAAAATACAAGAGACGCGCTCGGTGAGCAGCACAGAAGCCGAAGGCGCCGCCGCAGCCGATCCCACTGAACGGGCCGAGCTCGAAGAGCTGCCAGCGGTAGCAACGCCACCCgaagctccagctccagttgctgctgcggccggGACGCCTGCCGGCTCGGACATGGAGTCGGTGGTCAAGGACAACGAACAGGCGCTGCATCTGCTCGTCCAGTGCGGCTATGACTTCAAGGAGGCGCTGCGTCGCAAGCGCATGAATGTGCTGCCGCTCAGCGACACGATGAGCAGCTGGTCGGAGGAGGAGTGCCAGAAATTCGAGGAGGGCATACAAAAGTTTGGCAAGGACTTCTATCAGATACGACAGAATCAGGTAAACTATGCGACAACGCACAGTGGAACGCACACATGAGCCTCTCGAGAGCcgaaaattaaaagattttaACTATTCAAACCTAACCTAATTCTCAAATATATCGATTACAATGTATCGATAAATTAGAGACTGTCTCATTGATCATTTTGGATCCTTGTTCGAAATCTAAACTAGAAtttgttttcgatttttgcCCACCAGACGAACCACTGTGCTAGGCCACAAAACACACTTAAATGATGATCCCATGTGTGTGTCCTTTCAGGTGCGCACTAGAACCATGCGCGAACTGGTTCAGTTCTATTACCTGTGGAAGAAGAGCGAACGACGTGATCAGAGCTTCGCCCTAAACGATACAATTGATCACATGGATGTATTTATCAACGAAgctggaaatggaaatggaaacggaaatggaaatggtaaTGGAAACGGAAATGGCAGCTGCTCATCGCtagccagcagctgcagcagcagcaatggccaCAGCAACGGAAATGCCGCCATGGAGCTTCCACTGGACAAGGATGCAGCTctcgaagcagcagcagtagctgcggcggcagcggcggcgtcggcatcggcatcCCCAAGAAAATCCACAACGAAAAACTACTCGATTATGACCGGCGGGaatggagcagctgcagcaacagctgctggcagTCGCAAGCGCGGCGTCTCCTTTGCCCTCGACGAGGACAACatggagcaggagcagggaTTAGAAAGCTTAAGCTAAAGCCAATTGGCCAAAAATCTGGGGGCAAAACAGCAGAGCATTTGAGCCATAAATGCGCAGGCGCTTCCGACTCAACGATGGCTGCTGCAAAAAATAGGGCGTGGCATtcaacaaaatcaacattCATTATGTAAACATAcctacaatatatatatatatatatgtatacatatgtatatatatattatgtgtgtacagtgaaagctctctTGAGCGTACGCAGACGGTTCCAGTTAAATTGTCCTCCTTAGTgttaaatatacatgcatgtatatatatatatgtacgtgttTATAGTGTGCAGTATGTGTAGAATATGTATCGTTtcattaatatatgtatatgtttctGAAGTCTACCTCTCGTATAAAACTCAGTattattcaatataatttGTCCAATACTCCAAATCGTTAAAGAGAGCTGCATTTTTGGCAGTGTTCAACAACAGCTCAATGAAaccatatttgtttttcataaacaaaaaagagagCAGTTTGAGTCGAGCAATATAAactgcgtatgtgtgtgtgtgtgtgtgtttgtttttagtgTTGAAAAGCTCAGCCATACGGCGTACGTGAGAGACTTTCGCCTGGCTTGGACTGAAGTCAGCTGATTTTTGCTTATCCGTAATACGTGTGTTTATTCACAGTTATATACCTATATCAACTGTAGAGCATATTGCAGCTGGTCGAACTCCTTGAGCTGCTTAAAAGGATCAAATGTCAAGCGCAGAgctgttgccattttgtcaGATAAAATAAACGCCCCAGACAATTCTCATATTCGCCTTTGCTTGCATTTTcgcaaactcacacacacacacacacatactacaCATATATGCACAGGCAGCGGCACGTACACACGAGCATAGAGAACTTAATGGGAGATAGCAGTAAAAAGCAGGGCCAGGCCCAGACGAGCGACGATCGTGCAAAACGAAGTTTTCAGTTGGGGCTTGATTTTCTACTGGTATCGATaccacatacacatgcacatgcaatttgtatacacacacacacacacacacacagagagagctACAGTTACGTGTGTATCAGCTCCTCTGTTCGTTTTACGTTGGCTTCACTGGCGTAGCGTGAACATTTTACGTTTAGGTTCGCTCCATGCCACACAGAGCTCCACAGTCAACCAGCGGACCGTAGTGAAGAAAAAATCcagttttgtttaaaaataaacaaagcgcAACAACTGGGCACGCTACAGTCCTCAGCGTACAGCATATCTGTGTATTGGTGTGTTGGGGTCTGTCAAACAGTTCAGCTAGGACACGCTAGACCCAAGCTAAATGTAGCTGCAAAAAAAGCTAAAGTCTAGCTGCCGattaaatacacacatatgtacatatgtatgtatgtatgtatgtatttgttaaGTAGTTAGTCGCACGAGCTAGGGCAGAGCATTTGCGATTCGTTACGGCCCGAAGCTGAAACAGAGTTAACAACCGTAAAGCGTAGAGGAGACATAGCGCAACAGCCCGTCAGGCGGGCAGCGGAAGCTTAACATCCGGATAATAGTCGCTTGTGCAGCAGCGCGTCGGCCGGTgagttcttcttcttgttgtttagAGCAA
This window harbors:
- the LOC6635937 gene encoding mesoderm induction early response protein 1 isoform X1, which translates into the protein MAGRELTITPTKRERRKSPATGFGADSSSSSAQQQPPPMSPGSSIADTTFEPTIDMMVNDFDDEATLNEEEALADLEAHNAEDEIATLREESEMPIELLLAKYSSMTNMEPAPVARPSSSTSSSSRRRRAPKRQLPEDEAAGAAAEEPPAGTEPLSHTVAPGSPLLDYASLTPQFHDAGMDADQVPGVLPPELTKKPHRSHLLDLYPEESFETGAQHAMGTVEDVESFTPLQTLLEEVEAAEEEEEDSDTDSDDARKIIMVGPNYQAEIPEGLSQYGDILPYENEDQLIWEPSQVSERAVEDYLAKIQETRSVSSTEAEGAAAADPTERAELEELPAVATPPEAPAPVAAAAGTPAGSDMESVVKDNEQALHLLVQCGYDFKEALRRKRMNVLPLSDTMSSWSEEECQKFEEGIQKFGKDFYQIRQNQVRTRTMRELVQFYYLWKKSERRDQSFALNDTIDHMDVFINEAGNGNGNGNGNGNGNGNGSCSSLASSCSSSNGHSNGNAAMELPLDKDAALEAAAVAAAAAAASASASPRKSTTKNYSIMTGGNGAAAATAAGSRKRGVSFALDEDNMEQEQGLESLS
- the LOC6635937 gene encoding mesoderm induction early response protein 1 isoform X2, with the protein product MAGRELTITPTKRERRKSPATGFGADSSSSSAQQQPPPMSPGSSIADTTFEPTIDMMVNDFDDEATLNEEEALADLEAHNAEDEIATLREESEMPIELLLAKYSSMTNMEPAPVARPSSSTSSSSRRRRAPKRQLPEDEAAGAAAEEPPAGTEPLSHTVAPGSPLLDYASLTPQFHDAGMDADQVPGVLPPELTKKPHRSHLLDLYPEESFETGAQHAMGTVEDVESFTPLQTLLEEVEAAEEEEEDSDTDSDDARKIIMVGPNYQAEIPEGLSQYGDILPYENEDQLIWEPSQVSERAVEDYLAKIQETRSVSSTEAEGAAAADPTERAELEELPAVATPPEAPAPVAAAAGTPAGSDMESVVKDNEQALHLLVQCGYDFKEALRRKRMNVLPLSDTMSSWSEEECQKFEEGIQKFGKDFYQIRQNQTNHCARPQNTLK